One uncultured Flavobacterium sp. genomic window carries:
- a CDS encoding aspartate kinase: MSKLKINIILFGIGNIGSTLINQIIESQEFFLESKNVDFHFPIITNSTVAFFEKEGVGYAWETNFLELAVPFKVQDIIAFAKENEFENLIAVDATASDELIHHYNTLIENGFNIVAVNKKANTLPIDLYKEIRVNLKKYDKEFLYETSVDTGFPVLQTLRDLYYSGEKITKIRGVFSDNLSYVFNRFATEETSFSSLLKDASLLGLMRSTFKEDLSGNDTARKLLILTREIGKDFELSDIKINSLISDEHLEQNGILNKEAVDKSFKIAKITQADNHVLRYVGEFDVEKNTLEVKLVSEPVSSAIGQLKGSDTIFEIYTQSYADVPIVIQSASACREAISRGVITDILKVAEKIKNREAVWL, from the coding sequence ATGTCAAAGCTTAAAATAAATATCATCCTTTTTGGAATTGGAAATATCGGAAGTACTTTGATTAATCAAATTATCGAAAGTCAGGAGTTTTTTCTCGAAAGTAAAAATGTCGATTTTCATTTTCCGATTATAACAAATTCAACAGTAGCTTTTTTCGAGAAAGAAGGCGTTGGATATGCCTGGGAAACCAATTTTCTGGAATTGGCAGTTCCTTTTAAAGTGCAGGATATTATTGCATTTGCCAAAGAAAATGAATTTGAGAATCTAATTGCTGTAGATGCAACTGCAAGTGACGAACTTATTCATCATTATAATACGCTGATCGAAAACGGATTTAATATTGTAGCGGTAAATAAAAAAGCCAATACATTGCCAATTGACCTGTATAAAGAGATTAGGGTGAATCTTAAAAAGTATGATAAAGAGTTTTTGTATGAAACGTCAGTTGATACAGGATTTCCGGTTTTACAGACTTTAAGAGATTTGTATTATTCGGGCGAAAAAATCACAAAGATTCGAGGTGTCTTTTCAGATAATCTTAGTTATGTCTTTAATAGATTTGCTACAGAAGAAACTTCTTTTTCCTCTCTTTTAAAGGATGCCAGTTTACTTGGATTGATGCGTTCGACTTTTAAAGAAGATTTATCCGGAAATGATACAGCCAGAAAACTACTGATTTTGACGAGAGAAATTGGTAAGGATTTTGAGCTTTCGGATATAAAAATCAATTCTCTTATTAGCGACGAACATTTAGAACAAAATGGTATCCTTAATAAAGAAGCAGTCGATAAATCATTTAAAATCGCAAAAATCACACAAGCAGATAATCATGTCCTGAGATATGTAGGTGAATTTGATGTGGAGAAAAATACATTAGAAGTCAAATTAGTTTCGGAACCAGTTTCGTCTGCCATTGGTCAATTAAAGGGATCTGACACCATTTTTGAAATTTACACCCAATCTTATGCAGATGTTCCAATAGTAATTCAAAGTGCATCAGCATGCAGGGAAGCTATTTCAAGAGGAGTAATTACTGACATTTTGAAAGTTGCTGAAAAAATTAAAAACAGAGAAGCAGTTTGGTTGTAA